One window of Saprospiraceae bacterium genomic DNA carries:
- a CDS encoding site-specific integrase: MASLKLILRKKANKEGKFPICIQIIKNRKASLIHIGQYIDAIDWDETKQKVKKTNSNHAELNKYLLRKLTEANGKYLELATEKEVVSAKSIKQRLTNNDNTTFKSQAEIYLDNLKKQGKYNRYSADKPRITRFYEFSKGGDITFQEITIPLLNKFKAYLKSTRQITDRTIVNHLVVIRSIFSQVILGNLVDPKYYPFGKDKIKIKFPDSQKVSLTIEEVKKLENAKLSVESSLNHVRNLWLLSFYFAGMRISDLLRLKWSDIDNGRLTYTMGKNAKGGSLKIPEKASIILTFYMLKTKNKTGFVFSNLENVRNQSDLFEVQKKISNATKTIDEALQKLAFELGINKKLTMHIARHTFGNLSGDKIPIQMLQKLYRHTSILTTIGYQSNFINKEADEALSSVLKY; encoded by the coding sequence ATGGCATCGCTTAAACTTATTCTGAGAAAGAAAGCAAACAAGGAAGGAAAGTTCCCAATTTGTATTCAGATTATTAAAAATAGGAAAGCATCACTAATTCATATTGGCCAATACATCGATGCAATTGATTGGGATGAGACAAAACAAAAAGTAAAGAAGACCAATTCGAATCATGCAGAGTTAAATAAGTATCTGCTACGAAAGTTAACGGAGGCAAATGGCAAATACCTAGAGTTGGCTACTGAAAAGGAAGTAGTTTCTGCTAAATCCATAAAGCAAAGATTAACTAATAACGATAACACCACCTTTAAAAGCCAAGCTGAAATATATTTGGATAATTTAAAAAAGCAAGGTAAGTATAATAGGTATTCAGCCGATAAGCCAAGGATCACTAGATTCTATGAATTCTCTAAAGGAGGAGATATTACTTTTCAGGAAATTACTATTCCGCTACTCAATAAATTTAAAGCTTACCTAAAATCAACAAGACAGATAACGGATAGGACTATTGTAAATCATCTTGTAGTTATACGTTCAATATTCTCACAAGTTATTTTAGGGAATCTTGTTGACCCAAAGTATTACCCATTTGGTAAGGATAAGATAAAAATAAAATTTCCAGACTCACAAAAAGTCAGTCTCACTATTGAAGAAGTTAAAAAACTCGAGAATGCTAAATTGTCAGTAGAATCTTCATTGAATCATGTTCGTAATTTATGGCTCCTGTCATTTTACTTTGCCGGAATGCGTATTTCTGATTTGCTTAGATTGAAATGGTCGGATATTGATAATGGCAGACTAACTTATACTATGGGTAAAAACGCGAAAGGGGGTTCTTTAAAAATACCAGAAAAGGCCTCGATAATTTTGACTTTTTATATGCTCAAGACGAAAAATAAAACTGGATTCGTTTTTTCCAATCTGGAGAATGTCCGTAATCAGTCCGATTTGTTTGAAGTGCAGAAGAAAATTTCTAATGCTACTAAGACTATAGATGAAGCGTTGCAAAAACTCGCCTTTGAACTTGGCATCAATAAAAAGCTCACAATGCATATAGCCAGGCATACTTTTGGAAATTTATCCGGTGATAAGATTCCAATTCAGATGCTACAAAAGCTATATCGACATACATCAATATTGACGACTATTGGGTACCAATCAAATTTTATCAATAAAGAAGCTGATGAAGCTCTAAGTAGTGTTCTTAAATACTAG
- a CDS encoding T9SS type A sorting domain-containing protein, with amino-acid sequence MRIIYLICIFFFIQSNSINGQKYDYTWLWGYDASDNVSDTTYGTTVMDFNTNSLFPKIYYDGYKLMDFTYSSGINCISDYKGKYMFAFNGKEFENYSNEKIKNSDPLYIYYTDEIPAFGICSGLVLPHFTIENRYFIYFIIYKIIRSANPFGAGFKIIQSEIDMNLNSGKGEMINKYQLIYQDTLEYSTPVATKHANGRDWWIIMSKRNSNVYHTFLLSPYGVSLHHTQQIGEPIITDWGQNAFSPDGNYYAKNSESEIKDSSYFLLFNFDRCTGHLSNSHSFKFKTNSQASGISFSPNSKYLYIAHLFDLFQVDLSDNQYQLESVVVYDNFIGDIDRGFPYKNAFGFMQIAPDGRIYNSPIFAGATYLNVIEYPDKKGFQCNVKQHGLRLPAPQRTMPVNPNYRLGPIDGSICDSLMINNYPVAEFRYNQDTTNPLKIEFTDLSYYEPTEWFWDFGDPSSSMPTSIDTSPIHTFSTTGLFKVCLTVKNSNGQNTICKNLQLGTVATEGTDKNKSIVSIYPNPVKDRFNLIISDYLPSDARLIISDGVGKEIFRSKIYHGWNNINIQNLPNGIYYFSCYEKNLEIGKGKLVKLN; translated from the coding sequence ATGCGAATTATCTATCTAATTTGTATATTTTTTTTTATCCAAAGTAATTCCATAAATGGTCAAAAATATGATTATACCTGGCTTTGGGGATACGATGCAAGTGATAATGTATCAGACACTACCTATGGCACGACAGTTATGGATTTTAATACAAATAGTCTTTTCCCTAAGATATATTATGATGGCTACAAATTGATGGACTTTACCTATTCATCAGGAATTAATTGTATTTCAGATTATAAAGGAAAATACATGTTTGCTTTCAATGGCAAGGAATTTGAAAATTACTCAAACGAAAAAATTAAAAATTCAGACCCCCTTTATATTTATTATACGGATGAAATTCCTGCATTTGGCATCTGCTCTGGCTTAGTGCTTCCACATTTTACTATAGAAAATCGTTATTTCATTTATTTTATTATCTATAAAATTATTAGATCTGCTAATCCTTTCGGTGCTGGATTTAAAATAATTCAAAGCGAAATTGACATGAATTTAAATAGTGGGAAAGGAGAAATGATTAACAAATACCAGCTTATTTATCAAGATACTTTAGAATATAGTACTCCGGTTGCCACAAAACATGCAAATGGAAGGGATTGGTGGATAATAATGTCAAAGCGTAATTCTAATGTTTACCATACATTTTTATTAAGTCCGTACGGGGTTTCTTTACACCATACCCAACAGATTGGCGAGCCAATTATTACTGATTGGGGTCAAAATGCTTTTTCACCTGATGGAAATTATTATGCGAAAAATTCAGAATCCGAAATAAAAGATTCAAGTTATTTTCTGCTTTTTAATTTTGATCGATGTACAGGACACTTATCAAATAGTCATTCATTTAAATTTAAAACAAATAGCCAGGCAAGTGGAATTAGTTTTTCTCCTAATTCTAAATATCTTTATATAGCACATCTTTTTGATTTATTCCAAGTAGATTTAAGTGATAATCAATACCAATTAGAAAGTGTTGTTGTCTATGACAATTTTATTGGAGACATAGATAGAGGATTTCCGTACAAAAATGCATTTGGTTTTATGCAAATTGCTCCTGATGGTAGAATATATAATAGTCCAATTTTTGCGGGTGCTACTTATTTAAATGTCATTGAGTATCCTGATAAAAAAGGGTTTCAGTGTAACGTAAAACAACATGGACTACGACTACCTGCACCACAAAGAACTATGCCTGTTAATCCGAATTATAGACTTGGGCCCATTGATGGAAGTATATGTGATAGTTTAATGATTAATAATTATCCTGTTGCTGAATTTCGTTATAATCAAGATACAACCAATCCTTTAAAAATAGAATTTACCGATCTAAGTTATTATGAACCTACTGAATGGTTTTGGGATTTTGGTGATCCCAGTAGTTCTATGCCAACTTCTATAGACACATCTCCAATTCATACATTTTCCACGACAGGACTTTTTAAAGTATGTCTTACTGTTAAGAATTCAAATGGACAAAATACAATTTGCAAGAATTTGCAATTAGGCACTGTAGCTACAGAAGGAACCGATAAAAACAAATCAATTGTATCGATTTATCCAAATCCGGTCAAAGATAGATTCAATTTAATAATTAGCGATTATTTACCAAGCGATGCTCGTTTAATTATTTCTGATGGGGTGGGTAAGGAAATTTTTAGATCCAAAATCTATCATGGGTGGAATAACATTAATATTCAGAATTTACCAAACGGAATTTATTACTTTTCTTGTTATGAAAAGAATTTAGAAATTGGTAAAGGTAAATTGGTTAAATTGAATTAG
- a CDS encoding T9SS type A sorting domain-containing protein yields MDFDNDTLCQPESEPLILGTGSSNNTKLQLNVYPNPNNANFVIEIRNRNIPSNSKLYIYDLNGKEVFNKLILTESQKIVISRGEIGMEGVFICKLISSDGLLYSPKIVLKK; encoded by the coding sequence TTGGATTTTGATAATGATACACTCTGTCAACCTGAATCGGAGCCACTAATCTTGGGAACAGGATCATCTAATAACACCAAGTTGCAGTTAAATGTATATCCTAATCCTAATAATGCCAACTTCGTCATTGAAATCAGAAACCGGAATATTCCGTCTAATTCAAAATTGTATATTTATGATTTAAATGGAAAGGAAGTATTTAACAAACTAATCTTAACTGAAAGCCAGAAAATCGTAATCTCACGAGGAGAAATTGGAATGGAAGGGGTTTTTATTTGCAAGTTGATTTCTAGTGATGGTCTTTTATATTCTCCTAAAATTGTCTTGAAAAAATAG
- a CDS encoding AAA family ATPase translates to MKPTFNIPGNGNSSTKNSISHEGPIVLIGKNGSGKSRLGIWIEQNAPNIFKIKRISAQKALQIPPNILIQNSENAEIELLYGVTGQPENYLTKLRYLYQNKPHNFVLNDFQRVLSLLFSKKATRDSNAIKEFKRTGAMSSISKDEIDFIEDIWKLIYPQREIMLVDSKVQAKHPAFATSYDGTDMSDGERVALYLMAQILCIPEKSIIIIDEPEVHLNRTIISTLWDKLEDYRPDCLFIYITHELEFAQSRRNSKSYFISSFDGTNWNYTEISGIERLPREILMDLIGPRNKILFVEGEKQSLDYQLYNQYYSGFKVIPVKSCENVIKYTQSINQNSTLHAFEAFGIIDRDHRSEDEIAKLQSHKIYTLNLAESENLMVTEQIMEAVGNYLKFGDIKQIIQDVKDEIINRLSVEINNEKQPTDFASQQIKYELGSFEIDHRNLSKLNDHFNTLIGSIKINEIFDHHRSKLENIVSSKNYGEALKYYNRKSLVTIVANKLGMTSEAYRNHILYSIQEECENCQKDNILNALENYLPIIS, encoded by the coding sequence ATGAAACCAACTTTCAACATTCCAGGAAACGGTAATTCTTCAACGAAAAATTCTATTTCGCATGAAGGCCCAATCGTATTAATTGGTAAAAATGGTTCTGGTAAGAGTCGATTAGGAATATGGATTGAACAAAATGCACCAAATATCTTCAAGATTAAAAGAATATCTGCACAGAAAGCTCTTCAAATACCTCCTAACATATTAATTCAAAATTCAGAGAATGCAGAAATTGAATTATTGTATGGAGTTACTGGTCAGCCAGAAAACTATCTAACTAAACTAAGATATCTTTACCAAAACAAGCCACATAACTTTGTTCTAAATGATTTTCAAAGAGTTCTTTCGCTATTATTTTCAAAAAAAGCCACTAGGGATAGTAATGCAATCAAGGAATTTAAGAGAACAGGTGCAATGAGTTCAATCTCTAAGGATGAAATAGATTTCATTGAAGATATCTGGAAATTAATATATCCCCAACGAGAAATAATGCTTGTTGATTCTAAAGTTCAGGCCAAGCATCCCGCTTTTGCAACTTCTTATGATGGCACGGATATGTCCGATGGCGAGCGAGTAGCTTTGTATCTAATGGCTCAAATATTATGCATCCCTGAAAAGAGCATTATTATAATAGATGAACCAGAAGTTCATTTGAACAGAACTATAATATCTACACTATGGGACAAACTCGAAGATTACAGACCAGATTGCCTTTTCATATACATCACCCATGAGCTTGAATTCGCACAATCAAGAAGAAATAGTAAATCCTACTTCATTTCTTCATTTGATGGCACAAATTGGAATTATACTGAAATATCTGGAATTGAAAGACTTCCAAGAGAAATACTTATGGATTTAATCGGACCAAGAAATAAAATTCTGTTTGTTGAAGGTGAAAAACAAAGTCTAGATTATCAACTTTATAATCAGTATTATTCCGGTTTTAAAGTAATTCCTGTAAAGTCTTGTGAAAATGTTATTAAATACACCCAAAGCATTAATCAAAATAGTACTTTACATGCTTTTGAAGCTTTTGGCATAATTGATAGAGATCATAGATCGGAAGATGAGATTGCAAAATTACAATCGCATAAAATATATACATTGAACCTAGCAGAGTCAGAAAATCTTATGGTAACTGAACAAATAATGGAAGCAGTCGGCAATTATTTAAAATTTGGAGATATTAAACAAATAATTCAAGATGTTAAAGATGAAATAATTAATCGCTTATCAGTTGAAATAAATAATGAGAAACAACCGACGGACTTTGCAAGTCAACAAATCAAATACGAATTAGGTAGCTTCGAAATCGACCATAGAAATTTAAGTAAATTAAATGATCATTTTAATACACTTATTGGCTCAATCAAAATAAATGAAATTTTTGATCATCATCGTTCTAAGTTAGAAAACATTGTTAGCTCAAAGAATTATGGTGAAGCGTTAAAGTATTATAATAGGAAAAGTCTAGTTACAATAGTTGCTAATAAATTAGGTATGACTAGCGAGGCATATCGAAATCATATTCTATACTCAATTCAAGAGGAATGTGAAAATTGTCAAAAAGATAATATTTTGAACGCCTTAGAAAATTATTTGCCCATAATTTCTTAG
- a CDS encoding relaxase/mobilization nuclease domain-containing protein, which produces MILKNLTRRSNTGQLVNYLFKQEKDNKPKPILKHNLRSRTTKGWTKELDKNFELRLNRRKDSIRLHHTIISFSNKDKKQINPELLKDITKKYIELRGKDNIYLASSHHDKEHIHLHIVMSSTKLITGESNRISRQEFRDLKLALDEYQKERYPELVNSLPAHGKSQKLQLSDPELKLQDREGKLSQKQELLGTVQSVFDRSKSLDNFLSELKSEGYNSYSRSGKVYGVEDESGRHYRFKTLGFDLNKLEELDQKDQEEAKQLQELSSLRDFKSQDKELEDVFEREIDDERENESEDAESNDIEVENDDLDTEDSEDEDSVDD; this is translated from the coding sequence ATGATTCTAAAGAATCTCACAAGAAGATCAAATACTGGCCAATTGGTAAATTATCTTTTCAAACAGGAAAAAGATAATAAACCAAAGCCAATTTTAAAGCACAATTTAAGAAGTCGAACGACCAAAGGTTGGACAAAGGAGTTGGATAAAAATTTTGAATTAAGATTAAATAGACGGAAAGACAGCATCCGCCTTCATCATACAATCATTTCCTTTTCAAACAAGGATAAAAAACAAATTAATCCGGAATTGTTAAAGGACATAACTAAAAAATACATCGAACTTCGAGGCAAAGACAATATCTATTTGGCTTCGTCCCATCATGACAAAGAGCATATCCACCTTCATATAGTTATGTCCTCTACCAAATTAATCACCGGTGAATCCAATAGAATTTCAAGACAGGAATTCAGAGACTTGAAACTCGCTTTGGATGAGTATCAAAAAGAAAGGTATCCTGAACTTGTAAATAGCCTGCCTGCTCACGGGAAATCACAAAAACTTCAGCTTTCTGATCCTGAGCTTAAGCTTCAGGATCGTGAAGGAAAATTATCACAAAAGCAAGAACTTTTGGGAACCGTTCAGTCGGTTTTTGATCGATCAAAATCGCTTGATAATTTTCTTTCTGAGCTCAAATCCGAGGGATATAATTCGTATAGCAGAAGTGGTAAAGTATATGGAGTAGAAGATGAATCCGGAAGACATTACCGTTTCAAAACTCTCGGATTTGACCTCAATAAGCTGGAGGAATTAGACCAGAAAGATCAAGAAGAAGCTAAGCAACTTCAAGAGCTTTCCAGTCTAAGGGATTTCAAAAGTCAGGATAAAGAATTGGAAGATGTGTTTGAAAGAGAAATTGATGATGAACGAGAGAATGAATCAGAAGATGCAGAATCCAACGATATAGAAGTTGAAAATGACGATTTAGATACAGAAGATTCGGAAGATGAGGATTCAGTAGATGATTAG
- a CDS encoding type IV secretory system conjugative DNA transfer family protein — MISIIKIAFDLVYLLLDEVVSIFFTMITSLISPKRKTEFDANFVSTNEVLSKEELGFCLTGNYSLSIADSYKNAIALGGSGSGKSSAVLINSALLMAKGNSSLVINDPSHEIRLKVSGALMAEGYEIKVINYSSPVSECFNPLKRCKTISDIQKLASLLVRNSLGDAKDPFWNKSAEAIISLFIRYLIFYAEPEHRTLYNVLHLVNVFAGSPEKIDRLIVKTKDEKMLSEYKAFVSYGDKTLSSILATVKASLTLFTDDVIASITSIDTIDFAEFRTKKVALFINNSVPDMHYYGALTSLFFQQFLNELLVRIPDKNENSIFFLLDEASSMYLPGLSTTISNIRKYNSGILLIYQDYHQLEHIYGTYEAKNITANCYAKVYLPGQPIGTCKELETILGRFEYLGEDEVRHTRQLMTADEIRMTDKAIILIGNKPPIHAQLKPFYNDWRLNSMTKRPPYEPSNKLPFDVPPLIQLDEEKKA, encoded by the coding sequence ATGATCTCAATTATTAAAATTGCGTTTGATTTGGTATATCTACTACTGGATGAAGTTGTTTCTATATTTTTTACAATGATAACATCATTAATCAGTCCAAAAAGAAAGACTGAATTTGATGCAAATTTTGTTTCTACCAATGAAGTTTTGAGCAAGGAAGAATTAGGATTTTGCCTTACTGGAAACTATAGTTTATCAATAGCCGATAGCTATAAAAATGCCATTGCGCTAGGAGGATCGGGATCTGGAAAGAGTTCTGCGGTTTTGATAAATAGTGCTTTACTTATGGCTAAGGGAAATTCAAGCCTTGTAATTAACGACCCTAGTCATGAGATTCGATTAAAGGTATCTGGCGCATTAATGGCGGAAGGATATGAAATAAAAGTCATTAATTATAGTAGTCCAGTTTCGGAGTGTTTTAATCCACTTAAACGATGCAAGACCATTTCAGATATTCAGAAGCTGGCTTCTTTGCTTGTGCGAAACTCATTAGGAGATGCTAAAGATCCGTTCTGGAATAAGTCTGCGGAGGCGATCATTTCACTCTTCATTAGATATCTGATTTTTTATGCAGAGCCGGAACATCGAACGCTCTATAATGTACTCCACTTAGTCAATGTATTTGCGGGTAGTCCGGAAAAAATAGACAGGCTTATTGTAAAAACTAAGGATGAAAAAATGCTTTCAGAATACAAGGCATTTGTTTCGTACGGCGACAAAACCTTGTCTTCGATACTCGCAACAGTAAAGGCTTCATTAACATTGTTTACAGATGATGTAATAGCATCCATAACTTCAATTGATACGATTGATTTTGCGGAGTTTAGAACCAAGAAGGTGGCATTGTTTATTAACAATTCAGTGCCAGACATGCACTATTATGGAGCTTTAACTTCTCTATTCTTTCAGCAATTTTTAAATGAATTATTGGTGCGTATTCCAGATAAGAATGAAAATAGTATCTTCTTTCTTCTTGATGAGGCATCGTCAATGTATTTGCCGGGACTTTCAACCACAATTTCAAATATTCGCAAATACAATAGTGGAATACTTTTAATCTACCAAGACTATCATCAGCTAGAACATATTTATGGAACTTATGAAGCAAAGAATATTACCGCTAATTGCTACGCCAAAGTCTATCTCCCTGGGCAACCTATTGGAACATGCAAGGAGCTTGAAACAATTTTAGGACGATTTGAGTATTTGGGTGAAGATGAAGTTAGACATACGAGACAACTCATGACAGCAGATGAAATTAGGATGACGGACAAAGCAATTATATTGATTGGAAACAAACCGCCAATTCATGCACAACTAAAACCATTTTACAATGACTGGAGGCTAAATTCAATGACAAAAAGACCTCCTTATGAGCCATCCAATAAACTTCCTTTTGATGTACCACCTTTAATTCAATTGGATGAAGAGAAGAAGGCTTAA